A single Streptomyces sp. Edi2 DNA region contains:
- a CDS encoding BTAD domain-containing putative transcriptional regulator: MTIDLTLLPRVAYRGQEVTAPRLRGLLALLAGDLRTGCSTERLVAGLWPDALPERPAKAVQVLVSRARAQLGAGVLVSTPSGYRLALAEEQVDSSALLLHAAAGADRARAGDHAGSLAAAEAGLALWEGTSDGDVGTGDPIAALRAERVPVRGTLVRTQALALARLGRHAEAAGPLAGAASEHPRDEEVLAELLRGEAATAGPSAALARYEAYRRALRDELGTDPGAGLKAVQQELLCGEAPVVRHGVPHEPNPLLGRDEDIAAVARLLRASRAVTVVGPGGLGKTRLAYAVSRRAEQRVVYAVPLAGVTADEDVAAEVASALGAGEGRHGAVSGRASADPLTGILGALGSGPALLVLDNCEQVIRGAAALVRDLLASSEDLRVLATGRAPLGLTAEAVYALPELGLDTSAELFAQRARAARPGVELPPDAVAGLCRQLDGLPLAVELAAARVRVLSVPEIARRLGDRFALLRGGARDVPERHRTLHAVVEWSWNLLAEDARAALRTLSVFPGGFSGEAAEQVLGEGALFLLEQVAGQSLLTVADTPAGVRFRMLETVREFSAARRAEAGGEEEAVGQFLAWARNFGVAYHDVLLGSGPEPAPGSRLHPPASGSARAGETSLRREDPLAARERIRAEQDNLVAALRYALARTDGPATAAVTAVLAVLWSTDSNYPRLVALAADTGPPLSHYHPEPTYVEVARAAAVLCTASLFMNYSPQGIRQLVTLRRLPPAPPDTLLRAAAVVLSAVPEMLPPGYEVLHRLCDSEQPLVAGIAECVATYLWEYEHDLDRALAAARRMTAALAPVDSPSLQVVGHSRLSELCLKAEQGEAAYVSLKAALEALPRFGDAHDYIGIRWGLALACLQCGDPDEAGFWLRQAEGDGTPQQDIFYSPDLGVRAEIALAHGLPEAGLGLWRSAVERLPGAGSMYSRDPWRDPWALQIQSAAVTAHAYAGRLGPVAETVDRLRERLRTLLSGPSHSRMELPVFGTVLHALGMAGLASGDARAVRMIALSERLRVLREFQPTMSAARARQAAQGADRAAYADAVSEYAALGRDELREAARVLTSGRGGTTTSTSCTRARPGPGTRRS, translated from the coding sequence GTGACCATCGACCTGACCCTGCTGCCGCGTGTCGCCTATCGCGGACAGGAGGTCACCGCGCCCCGGCTCCGCGGCCTGCTCGCGCTGCTCGCGGGCGACTTGCGCACCGGCTGCAGCACCGAACGGCTGGTGGCAGGGCTGTGGCCGGACGCGTTGCCGGAGCGGCCGGCAAAGGCGGTGCAGGTCCTGGTGTCCAGGGCGCGGGCGCAGCTGGGCGCCGGCGTCCTCGTCAGCACGCCGAGCGGGTACCGGCTCGCCCTCGCCGAGGAGCAGGTCGACAGCTCCGCCCTGCTGCTGCACGCCGCCGCCGGCGCGGACCGGGCCAGGGCCGGCGACCACGCGGGATCGCTCGCTGCGGCCGAGGCCGGACTCGCGCTGTGGGAGGGCACTTCCGACGGGGACGTTGGCACCGGCGACCCCATAGCCGCGTTACGCGCCGAGCGTGTCCCCGTCCGCGGCACGCTCGTCCGCACGCAGGCGCTCGCGCTCGCCCGGCTGGGCCGGCACGCGGAGGCAGCCGGGCCGCTGGCCGGCGCCGCCTCGGAACATCCGCGCGACGAGGAAGTGCTCGCCGAGCTGCTGCGCGGTGAGGCGGCGACGGCAGGCCCGTCCGCCGCGCTGGCGCGGTACGAGGCCTACCGCCGTGCGTTGCGCGACGAACTCGGCACGGACCCGGGCGCCGGGCTCAAGGCGGTACAGCAGGAACTGCTGTGCGGCGAGGCACCTGTGGTCAGGCACGGCGTACCGCACGAGCCGAATCCACTCCTCGGCCGGGACGAGGACATCGCGGCGGTGGCGCGGCTGCTGCGCGCCTCCCGCGCGGTCACCGTCGTCGGCCCCGGAGGCCTCGGCAAGACCCGGCTCGCATACGCCGTCAGCCGCCGGGCCGAGCAGCGCGTGGTGTATGCCGTGCCGCTCGCCGGCGTCACCGCGGACGAGGACGTGGCCGCGGAGGTGGCCTCCGCACTCGGCGCGGGCGAGGGGCGGCACGGCGCCGTGAGCGGTCGCGCCTCGGCCGACCCGCTGACCGGCATCCTCGGCGCGCTCGGTTCCGGGCCCGCCCTGCTGGTGCTGGACAACTGCGAGCAGGTCATCCGGGGCGCCGCCGCCCTCGTGCGGGACCTGCTCGCGTCCTCGGAGGACCTGCGGGTGCTCGCCACCGGCAGGGCCCCGCTGGGCCTCACCGCGGAGGCGGTGTACGCGCTGCCGGAGCTCGGTCTCGACACCTCGGCCGAGCTGTTCGCGCAGCGGGCCCGGGCCGCCCGGCCCGGCGTGGAGCTGCCGCCGGACGCGGTGGCCGGGCTGTGCCGCCAGCTCGACGGGCTGCCGCTCGCCGTGGAGTTGGCCGCGGCGCGGGTGCGGGTGCTGTCGGTGCCGGAGATCGCCCGCCGGCTCGGTGACCGGTTCGCTTTGCTGCGTGGCGGGGCGCGGGATGTGCCGGAGCGGCACCGCACGCTGCACGCGGTCGTGGAGTGGAGCTGGAACCTGCTCGCCGAGGACGCCAGGGCGGCGCTGCGCACGCTGTCCGTCTTCCCCGGCGGCTTCTCGGGCGAGGCGGCGGAACAGGTGCTGGGCGAGGGCGCGCTGTTCCTGCTGGAGCAGGTGGCCGGTCAGTCGCTGCTCACCGTCGCCGACACCCCGGCCGGCGTGCGGTTCCGGATGCTGGAGACCGTACGGGAGTTCAGTGCGGCCCGGCGCGCGGAGGCGGGTGGGGAAGAGGAAGCCGTCGGCCAATTCCTCGCCTGGGCACGGAACTTCGGGGTCGCTTACCACGACGTGCTCCTCGGCTCGGGACCAGAACCTGCCCCGGGCTCTCGGCTCCATCCCCCGGCTTCCGGCTCCGCCCGGGCGGGGGAGACTTCCTTGCGCAGGGAAGACCCCCTTGCCGCCCGGGAGCGGATCAGGGCCGAGCAGGACAATCTCGTGGCGGCCCTGCGGTACGCCCTGGCCCGTACGGACGGACCCGCCACCGCCGCCGTCACCGCCGTCCTCGCCGTCTTGTGGTCGACCGACTCCAACTACCCCCGCCTCGTCGCCCTCGCGGCCGACACCGGCCCGCCGCTGTCGCATTACCACCCCGAGCCCACATACGTCGAAGTCGCCCGCGCCGCCGCGGTGTTGTGCACGGCGAGCCTGTTCATGAACTACAGCCCGCAGGGCATCCGCCAGCTCGTCACCCTCCGGCGGCTGCCCCCGGCCCCGCCGGACACGCTGCTGCGCGCCGCCGCTGTGGTGCTGAGCGCGGTCCCCGAGATGCTGCCTCCCGGTTACGAAGTGCTGCACAGGCTCTGCGACAGCGAGCAGCCGCTGGTCGCCGGTATCGCGGAGTGCGTCGCCACCTACCTCTGGGAGTACGAGCACGACCTCGACCGCGCGCTCGCCGCGGCCCGCCGGATGACCGCCGCACTGGCACCGGTCGACAGCCCGTCCCTGCAGGTCGTGGGCCACTCTCGGCTGAGCGAGCTGTGCTTGAAAGCGGAGCAGGGCGAGGCCGCTTACGTATCCCTCAAGGCGGCGCTCGAGGCGCTGCCGCGGTTCGGCGACGCGCATGACTACATCGGCATCCGCTGGGGCCTCGCTCTTGCGTGCCTGCAGTGTGGTGACCCGGACGAGGCCGGGTTCTGGCTGCGGCAGGCGGAGGGCGACGGCACTCCGCAGCAGGACATCTTCTACAGTCCCGACCTCGGCGTGCGCGCCGAGATCGCGCTCGCTCACGGGCTGCCGGAGGCCGGACTCGGCCTGTGGCGCAGCGCCGTGGAGCGGCTGCCCGGGGCCGGCTCGATGTACAGCCGCGACCCCTGGCGCGACCCGTGGGCGCTGCAGATCCAGTCGGCAGCGGTGACCGCGCATGCGTACGCCGGCCGTCTCGGGCCCGTCGCGGAGACGGTCGACCGGCTGCGGGAGCGGCTGCGGACTCTGCTCTCCGGCCCGTCCCACTCGCGCATGGAGCTCCCGGTCTTCGGGACGGTGCTGCACGCGCTCGGCATGGCGGGGCTCGCATCCGGTGACGCCCGTGCCGTACGGATGATCGCGCTGTCCGAACGGCTGCGGGTGCTGCGCGAGTTCCAGCCGACCATGTCGGCGGCCCGCGCCCGGCAGGCGGCCCAGGGTGCCGACCGGGCGGCGTACGCCGACGCGGTGTCGGAGTACGCCGCCCTGGGCCGGGACGAGCTGCGGGAGGCAGCCCGCGTGCTCACTTCGGGGCGCGGTGGAACAACGACTTCGACCAGCTGTACCCGAGCGCGGCCAGGCCCAGGCACCAGACGATCGTGA
- a CDS encoding ABC transporter permease produces the protein MSSLSLAVRDSSTMLRRNLLHARRYPSLTLNILLTPVVLLLLFVYVFGDVMSAGLGGGGADRSAYLAYLVPGILMMTIGATPAGTAVSVAMDMTEGIIARFRTMAIHRGSVLIGHVVGSVLQAVISVVVVGAVAVAIGFRSTHATALEWLAAFGLLVLVATALTWLAVGMGLAAPNAEAASNNALPLLLLPFLSSAFVPVDAMPGWFQPIAAYQPFTPAIETLRGLLLGSEIGNNWWITIVWCLGLAALGYSWSKSLFHRAPK, from the coding sequence ATGAGCTCCCTCTCGCTCGCCGTACGTGACTCGTCCACGATGCTGCGCCGCAACCTCCTGCACGCACGGCGCTACCCGTCGCTCACCCTGAACATCCTGCTGACGCCGGTCGTCCTGCTGCTGCTCTTCGTCTACGTCTTCGGCGACGTGATGAGTGCGGGCCTGGGTGGCGGCGGCGCCGACCGTTCCGCATACCTCGCCTATCTCGTCCCGGGCATCTTGATGATGACCATCGGCGCCACCCCGGCCGGGACCGCGGTGTCCGTCGCCATGGACATGACCGAGGGCATCATCGCCCGCTTCCGTACGATGGCGATCCACCGCGGGTCGGTGCTCATCGGGCATGTGGTCGGCAGCGTGCTGCAGGCAGTCATCAGTGTGGTCGTCGTCGGCGCCGTCGCCGTGGCCATCGGCTTCCGGTCCACGCACGCCACGGCACTGGAGTGGCTGGCGGCGTTCGGGCTGCTCGTGCTGGTCGCCACGGCGCTCACCTGGCTCGCCGTCGGGATGGGCCTGGCCGCCCCGAACGCCGAGGCGGCCAGCAACAACGCCCTGCCGCTGCTCCTCCTCCCGTTCCTCTCGAGCGCCTTCGTCCCGGTCGACGCGATGCCGGGCTGGTTCCAGCCGATCGCCGCCTACCAGCCGTTCACGCCGGCCATCGAGACGCTGCGCGGCCTGCTGCTCGGCAGCGAGATCGGCAACAACTGGTGGATCACGATCGTCTGGTGCCTGGGCCTGGCCGCGCTCGGGTACAGCTGGTCGAAGTCGTTGTTCCACCGCGCCCCGAAGTGA
- a CDS encoding ATP-binding cassette domain-containing protein: MTTTTSRSLAIAAKGLRKAYGDKTVLDGIDLAVPAGTIFSLLGPNGAGKTTAVKILSTLVTAEAGDLRVGGHDLAADPQAVRAAIGVTGQFSAVDGLITGEENMLLIADLHHLSRREGRRTAAELLERFDLVEAAKKPAATYSGGMRRRLDIAMTLVGSPRILFLDEPTTGLDPRSRHTMWGIIRELVSGGVTVFLTTQYLAEADELADRIAVLSDGRIAAEGSAGELKRLVPGGHVRLRFADPGAYRSAAVALREVPRDDESLVLQIPCDSSQRELRALLDRLDSAGVEADELTVHTPDLDDVFFALTSGTGVPHQPKETAR; this comes from the coding sequence ATGACGACAACGACATCGCGCTCACTCGCCATCGCGGCCAAGGGGTTGCGCAAGGCCTACGGGGACAAGACCGTCCTGGACGGCATCGACCTGGCGGTGCCGGCCGGCACCATCTTCTCCCTGCTCGGCCCGAACGGTGCAGGCAAGACCACCGCCGTCAAGATCCTCTCCACTCTCGTCACCGCCGAAGCCGGCGATCTGCGCGTCGGCGGCCACGACCTGGCCGCCGACCCACAGGCCGTGCGGGCCGCGATCGGTGTCACCGGGCAGTTCTCCGCCGTCGACGGCCTGATCACCGGTGAGGAGAACATGCTCCTCATAGCGGACCTGCACCACCTCTCCCGCCGCGAGGGCCGCCGCACCGCCGCCGAGCTGCTGGAGCGCTTCGACCTGGTGGAGGCCGCGAAGAAGCCCGCCGCCACCTACTCCGGCGGTATGAGGCGCCGTCTCGACATCGCCATGACGCTGGTCGGCAGCCCCCGGATCCTCTTCCTCGACGAGCCCACCACCGGCCTCGACCCGCGCAGCCGTCACACCATGTGGGGGATCATCCGCGAGCTGGTCTCCGGCGGCGTCACCGTTTTCCTCACCACCCAGTATCTGGCGGAGGCCGACGAGCTCGCCGACCGCATCGCGGTGCTGAGCGACGGCAGGATCGCCGCCGAAGGGAGCGCCGGCGAACTGAAGCGGCTCGTCCCGGGCGGGCACGTGCGGCTGCGTTTCGCCGACCCGGGCGCGTACCGGTCCGCCGCCGTCGCGCTGCGCGAGGTACCCCGCGACGACGAATCCCTGGTGCTGCAGATCCCCTGCGACAGCAGTCAGCGCGAGCTGCGCGCCCTCCTCGACCGGCTGGACTCGGCCGGTGTAGAGGCGGACGAGCTGACCGTGCACACCCCCGACCTCGACGACGTGTTCTTCGCCCTGACCAGCGGCACCGGCGTCCCCCACCAGCCCAAGGAGACTGCCCGATGA
- the def gene encoding peptide deformylase, with translation MSLPHDRPRADDQRVRVQGEPVDSYPALPPETGRGSVRRITVVGEDILNRRCREVTEFGTAELSALIDDMFLSMWVADGAGLAANQVGVDLRLFVYDCPDDYGVRHVGHLVNPVLDQPEAGRRRLVDDFEGCLSVPGASMAVPRTDRAVVRGFDKDGAPLVIEGTGYFARCLQHETDHLLGHTYLDRLSRRDRREALRQMDDRCEDVLARREVKAADLGR, from the coding sequence ATGTCCCTTCCGCACGATCGACCTCGCGCCGACGACCAGCGGGTCCGAGTCCAGGGCGAGCCGGTCGACTCCTATCCGGCTCTGCCTCCGGAAACCGGCCGGGGTTCGGTACGCCGGATCACGGTGGTGGGCGAGGACATCCTCAACCGTCGATGTCGTGAGGTGACGGAGTTCGGCACCGCCGAGCTGTCGGCGCTGATCGACGACATGTTCCTGAGCATGTGGGTGGCCGACGGTGCCGGCCTGGCTGCCAATCAGGTCGGTGTGGACCTGCGGCTGTTCGTGTACGACTGCCCGGACGACTACGGGGTTCGGCATGTCGGCCACCTCGTCAACCCCGTTCTCGACCAGCCCGAGGCCGGCCGCCGTCGGCTCGTCGACGACTTCGAAGGGTGCCTGTCCGTGCCCGGTGCCTCCATGGCGGTCCCGCGGACCGATCGTGCCGTCGTGCGTGGCTTCGACAAGGACGGCGCTCCCCTCGTGATCGAGGGAACGGGGTATTTCGCCCGGTGTCTGCAGCACGAGACCGATCACCTCCTCGGGCACACCTATCTCGACCGGCTCTCCCGACGGGACCGCCGCGAGGCACTTCGGCAGATGGACGATCGCTGCGAGGACGTCCTTGCCCGACGCGAGGTCAAAGCCGCCGACTTGGGCCGGTGA
- a CDS encoding ArsR family transcriptional regulator — MTEENVDCPTGRPSTAGEGLREHEVRTALLDLLAEVGAVTATEAAVRLGYSSGLCSFHLRQLARHGHIEEAPHRGGRARPWRLRRPAAESDPSTEGFGDLARGLEDESWQHWLDQREQAPAEWRHDEAFSAVAYLTPEEMSRMAAVIRGALAPYQDRDHRPLARPEDARPVALITRLFPLLPHPADDAHEG; from the coding sequence GTGACTGAAGAAAACGTCGACTGCCCGACCGGCCGTCCCTCCACGGCCGGTGAGGGATTGCGCGAGCACGAGGTCCGCACGGCCCTGCTCGACCTGCTTGCCGAGGTCGGCGCCGTCACGGCGACCGAAGCGGCCGTCCGGCTGGGCTACAGTTCCGGGCTCTGCTCATTCCACCTCCGGCAGCTCGCCCGCCACGGCCACATCGAGGAAGCCCCTCACCGGGGAGGCCGCGCACGTCCTTGGCGTCTGCGCCGGCCCGCTGCCGAGTCCGACCCGTCCACCGAGGGTTTCGGTGACCTCGCCCGCGGTCTGGAGGACGAGAGCTGGCAGCACTGGCTCGACCAACGAGAGCAGGCGCCGGCCGAGTGGCGCCACGACGAAGCGTTCAGTGCCGTCGCCTATCTGACACCCGAGGAGATGAGCCGGATGGCAGCCGTGATCCGTGGAGCACTTGCCCCCTATCAGGACCGCGACCACCGACCCCTGGCCCGCCCCGAGGACGCCCGGCCGGTTGCCCTCATCACCCGGCTGTTCCCTCTGCTTCCCCACCCGGCGGACGACGCGCACGAGGGCTGA
- a CDS encoding GNAT family N-acetyltransferase — protein sequence MSGTQSALAGFSARVRVSGYRPGLSACAHAPKYVAATAPTGQDGDVIQIRTAVPGDVVLLASLNHIVHDLHTRQRPDLFAESPEAAAVEAFFRAQLADPSVTVLLAEGTEGEALGYAVARVKDRPGTALTRSDVIVSLDQIAVVADAARRGVGAALLEAVREVGRAAGCRRLVTDVWQFNVGAREFYEAAGFRPTTVHLDQPL from the coding sequence GTGTCCGGCACGCAGTCGGCCCTGGCGGGCTTCTCGGCGCGCGTCCGGGTGTCTGGGTACCGGCCCGGGTTGTCTGCGTGTGCCCATGCCCCGAAATATGTGGCAGCGACGGCGCCAACCGGCCAGGATGGCGACGTGATCCAGATTCGCACCGCTGTTCCGGGCGATGTTGTCCTGCTCGCAAGCCTCAACCACATCGTTCATGACCTGCACACACGACAGCGTCCCGACCTGTTCGCCGAGTCCCCGGAGGCGGCTGCCGTCGAAGCCTTCTTCCGCGCTCAGCTCGCCGATCCCTCGGTCACCGTGCTCCTCGCCGAGGGGACGGAAGGCGAAGCCCTCGGGTACGCCGTCGCCCGAGTCAAAGACCGTCCCGGCACCGCTCTGACGCGCTCGGACGTCATCGTGTCGCTGGATCAGATCGCCGTAGTCGCCGATGCCGCTCGTAGGGGTGTCGGCGCAGCTCTGCTCGAGGCCGTACGTGAGGTGGGGCGCGCGGCAGGCTGCCGACGCCTCGTCACGGACGTCTGGCAGTTCAATGTGGGTGCTCGTGAGTTCTACGAAGCTGCGGGCTTCCGCCCCACGACCGTGCACCTGGATCAGCCGCTCTGA
- a CDS encoding DUF4440 domain-containing protein, with protein MEADLVTHERLRGVLDDLVRREPLFHRTEFGTTRADFEAMTAPDFWETGASGERYSRAYVLDVLEERCKAPQVEEWEASDFRCQELAATVYLLTYTLVLNGRRTRRATIWQQEADGWTVVYHQGTVVRDQGP; from the coding sequence ATGGAGGCCGACCTCGTGACCCACGAGCGACTACGCGGTGTTCTCGACGATCTCGTCCGTAGGGAACCGCTCTTCCACCGAACCGAGTTCGGAACGACACGGGCCGATTTCGAGGCCATGACAGCGCCGGATTTCTGGGAGACAGGCGCGTCAGGAGAGCGCTACAGCCGAGCGTATGTACTCGATGTCCTGGAGGAGCGGTGCAAGGCCCCGCAGGTCGAGGAGTGGGAGGCGTCCGACTTCCGCTGTCAGGAACTTGCCGCGACTGTCTATCTGCTGACGTACACCTTGGTCCTCAACGGACGCAGGACACGGCGGGCGACCATCTGGCAGCAGGAAGCCGACGGCTGGACGGTCGTCTACCACCAGGGAACCGTGGTTCGAGATCAAGGTCCCTGA
- the dnaE gene encoding DNA polymerase III subunit alpha, translating to MPDSFVHLHNHTEYSMLDGAQKLRPMFAEVARQKMPAIAMSDHGNMFGAYEFAQVAKGFEGIRPVIGIEAYVAPSSRFVRKQEFWGPGGRRATGADGEGSKDVSGGGRFTHMTMWARNVQGLRNLFWLSTQASYEGQFPAGKPRMDRELIAQRPEGVIATTGCPSGEVQTRLRLNQYDEAKAAAAAYQEIFGRENYFLELMDHGLDIEREVREGLLRLAGELKIPLLATNDAHYVTEDQADAHDSLLCIGVGKNKDDPGRFRFHGSGYYLKSAAEMRGLFSELPEACDNTLLIAERIESYDEVFDHIDEMPQFPDVPEGETQESWLRKEVLQGLAMRYRSPVPRHIVDRFETEMSVIGPMGFSSYFLVVADICRHARENKIPLGPGRGSATGSLVAYATRITELCPLEHGLLFERFLNPERINPPDVDLDFDDRQRDRMVRYVTEKYGEEYTAMVNTFGKIKAKNAIKDSSRILGYPYAHGERITKALPPDQNGKSAPLAAVFDSSHERYGEAGEIRQMYGNEQDVQRVIDTARGVEGLTRGTGVHAAAVILSKTKLTDRIPLHMRASDGVKITGFDYPSCEDMGLIKMDFLGLRNLGVIDQAIENIRENRGISLATVDPLDGDPSTVVIPLDDAKTYRLLAEGNTFGVFQLDGGGMRVLLKQMEPTRFEDIAAVNALYRPGPMAANAHTHYAHRKTGRQAITPIHPELRDALEPILGNTFHLLVYQEQIMAIARELAGYTLGGADLLRRAMGKKKPEVLAAEWDKFHDGMRGNGYSEEAVKALWDVMLPFSGYAFNKSHTAGYGLVSYWTAYLKANYPAEYMAALLTSVGDDKDKAAIYLADARKNGVRVLQPDVNESVAEFTAVGDDVRFGLRSVRNVGDHVIEAIVDARRRRGKFTSFSDFLDKADLPALNKRAVESLIKAGTFDSLEHSRKGLTAVHEAAIDAVIPVKRAASFGQDDLFAGLGREGGGGGNGEGSGGGNGGPAFGLDFPLDETEWPRRQLLATEREMLGLYVSAHPLDGAEHILSGARDCAIAELLASGRTAGEVRLSGLITGIQLKMTKQGNAWAIVQLADRDAGIEVLFFPAAYQLVRHALAEDNVISVKGKLEDRDGTVNVFGRELAVLDVSSAEHGGKPPVRLALPAHRITEQSVRELKRILADHPGDSPVHLSVRGARKTTVYALQAKVDATTIASDVKGMFGAEAWAGPA from the coding sequence ATGCCGGATTCCTTCGTCCACCTGCACAATCACACCGAATACTCCATGCTGGACGGCGCACAGAAGTTGCGGCCGATGTTCGCCGAGGTGGCCCGGCAGAAGATGCCCGCCATCGCCATGAGCGACCACGGCAACATGTTCGGGGCTTACGAGTTCGCGCAGGTGGCGAAGGGATTCGAGGGGATCAGGCCGGTCATCGGCATCGAGGCGTACGTGGCGCCCTCCTCCCGTTTCGTACGGAAGCAGGAGTTCTGGGGGCCGGGAGGCCGACGCGCCACGGGCGCGGACGGTGAGGGGTCGAAGGATGTCTCCGGTGGCGGCCGCTTCACTCACATGACCATGTGGGCGCGGAACGTCCAGGGCCTGCGGAACCTGTTCTGGCTCAGCACTCAGGCCAGCTATGAGGGTCAGTTCCCCGCCGGAAAGCCGCGCATGGACCGGGAGTTGATCGCGCAGCGACCGGAGGGAGTCATCGCCACCACCGGCTGCCCCTCCGGCGAGGTCCAGACTCGCCTGCGGCTGAACCAGTATGACGAGGCGAAGGCTGCTGCCGCGGCCTACCAGGAGATCTTCGGCCGCGAGAACTACTTCCTGGAGCTGATGGACCACGGCCTGGACATCGAACGTGAGGTCCGTGAGGGCCTGCTGCGTCTGGCCGGGGAACTGAAGATTCCCCTCCTGGCCACCAATGACGCGCACTATGTCACCGAGGACCAGGCCGACGCTCACGACAGCCTGCTGTGCATCGGTGTCGGCAAGAACAAGGACGACCCGGGCCGCTTCCGTTTCCACGGCTCCGGCTACTACCTCAAGAGCGCCGCCGAGATGCGCGGTCTGTTCTCGGAGCTGCCGGAGGCCTGTGACAACACCCTGTTGATCGCCGAGCGCATCGAGTCCTATGACGAGGTCTTCGACCACATCGACGAGATGCCGCAGTTCCCGGACGTGCCCGAAGGTGAGACGCAGGAGTCGTGGCTGCGCAAGGAAGTCCTCCAGGGGCTGGCGATGCGCTACCGAAGCCCGGTCCCCCGGCACATCGTGGACCGCTTCGAGACCGAGATGTCGGTCATCGGCCCCATGGGCTTCAGCTCCTACTTCCTCGTCGTGGCGGACATCTGCCGCCACGCCCGGGAGAACAAGATCCCGCTCGGTCCGGGCCGGGGGTCGGCCACCGGCTCCCTGGTCGCCTACGCCACCCGCATCACCGAGCTGTGCCCCCTGGAGCACGGCCTGTTGTTCGAGCGGTTCCTGAACCCCGAGCGCATCAATCCGCCGGATGTGGACCTCGACTTCGACGACCGTCAGCGCGACCGGATGGTCCGCTACGTCACCGAGAAGTACGGCGAGGAGTACACGGCCATGGTGAACACGTTCGGCAAGATCAAGGCCAAGAACGCGATCAAGGACTCCTCGCGCATCCTCGGCTACCCCTATGCCCATGGCGAGCGGATCACCAAGGCGCTCCCGCCGGACCAGAACGGCAAGTCCGCCCCGCTAGCCGCCGTCTTCGACTCCTCCCACGAGCGGTACGGGGAGGCCGGCGAGATCCGGCAGATGTACGGCAACGAGCAGGATGTGCAGCGGGTCATCGATACCGCCCGTGGGGTGGAAGGCCTCACCCGCGGCACCGGTGTGCACGCCGCGGCGGTGATCCTCTCCAAGACGAAGCTCACCGACCGCATCCCGCTGCACATGCGGGCCTCGGACGGTGTGAAGATCACTGGCTTCGACTATCCGTCCTGCGAAGACATGGGTCTGATCAAGATGGACTTCCTGGGGCTGCGGAACCTGGGTGTCATCGACCAGGCGATCGAGAACATCCGCGAGAACCGGGGCATCAGCCTGGCCACCGTGGATCCCCTGGACGGCGACCCGTCCACCGTCGTGATCCCGCTGGACGACGCCAAGACGTACCGGCTGCTGGCCGAGGGCAACACTTTCGGTGTCTTCCAGCTCGACGGTGGCGGCATGCGCGTACTGCTGAAGCAGATGGAACCCACCCGGTTCGAGGACATCGCGGCGGTCAACGCCCTCTACCGGCCCGGCCCCATGGCGGCCAACGCGCACACCCACTACGCGCACCGCAAGACCGGCCGCCAGGCGATCACCCCGATCCACCCCGAGCTGCGCGACGCACTGGAGCCGATCCTCGGCAATACCTTCCATCTGCTCGTCTACCAGGAGCAGATCATGGCCATCGCCCGGGAACTGGCCGGGTACACCCTCGGCGGCGCCGACCTGCTGCGTCGTGCGATGGGCAAGAAGAAGCCGGAGGTGCTGGCCGCGGAGTGGGACAAGTTCCACGACGGCATGCGGGGCAACGGGTACAGCGAGGAAGCCGTCAAGGCCCTGTGGGACGTCATGCTCCCGTTCTCCGGCTACGCGTTCAACAAGTCCCACACCGCCGGCTATGGCCTTGTCTCGTACTGGACCGCCTACCTCAAGGCCAACTACCCGGCCGAGTACATGGCCGCCCTGCTCACCTCTGTCGGCGACGACAAGGACAAGGCCGCGATCTACCTCGCCGATGCCCGCAAGAACGGCGTCCGGGTTCTCCAGCCCGACGTGAACGAGTCCGTCGCCGAGTTCACCGCCGTCGGTGACGACGTGCGGTTCGGGCTGCGGTCCGTGCGCAACGTCGGCGACCACGTCATCGAGGCCATCGTCGATGCCCGACGCCGGAGGGGGAAATTCACCTCCTTCTCCGACTTCCTCGACAAGGCCGACCTGCCCGCCCTGAACAAACGAGCTGTGGAGTCCCTGATCAAGGCCGGCACCTTCGACTCCCTGGAGCATTCCCGCAAGGGCCTCACCGCCGTCCACGAGGCCGCCATCGACGCGGTCATCCCCGTGAAGAGAGCGGCGAGCTTCGGGCAGGACGATCTCTTCGCCGGCCTGGGCCGCGAAGGAGGCGGTGGAGGGAACGGTGAAGGGAGCGGCGGAGGAAACGGCGGACCGGCCTTCGGCCTCGATTTCCCCCTCGACGAGACGGAGTGGCCCCGCAGGCAACTCCTGGCAACCGAACGCGAGATGCTCGGCCTCTACGTCTCCGCCCACCCCCTGGACGGCGCCGAGCACATCCTCTCCGGCGCCCGGGACTGCGCCATCGCGGAACTGCTCGCCTCCGGCCGCACCGCCGGGGAGGTGCGGCTCTCCGGGCTGATCACCGGCATCCAGCTCAAGATGACCAAACAGGGCAACGCCTGGGCCATCGTGCAGCTCGCGGACCGCGATGCCGGCATCGAAGTACTCTTCTTCCCGGCCGCCTATCAGCTCGTGCGGCACGCGCTGGCCGAGGACAACGTCATCTCCGTCAAGGGCAAATTGGAGGACCGGGACGGAACTGTGAACGTCTTCGGCAGAGAACTCGCGGTACTGGATGTGTCCTCCGCCGAGCATGGCGGAAAACCCCCCGTACGGCTCGCCCTCCCCGCCCACCGGATCACCGAACAGTCCGTCAGGGAACTCAAGCGCATCCTTGCGGACCACCCAGGCGACAGCCCGGTCCACCTCAGCGTCCGCGGCGCACGCAAGACGACCGTGTACGCCCTGCAGGCCAAGGTGGACGCCACCACCATCGCCTCCGACGTGAAGGGCATGTTCGGAGCGGAGGCGTGGGCGGGCCCGGCGTGA